aaaattcttaattctaaacccaaaaccctaaaccataaaccctaaactctaaaccttaaattctaaaccctaaacccaaaactctaaaccataaacccgaACCCTGATCAAGTAATGAGTTTAGGGATTAATTTAGGGttgtgttttgggtttagggtttaggatttaggatttagggttagagttttgggtttagggtttaggatttagagtttagggttaacgaaattctaaaaatctaatatctaaaccctaaacctcaaatcctaaacttcaaatcttaaattctaaacccaaatttctaaacctaaaacccaaacctctaaaccataaaccctaaatcctaaactctaaacctaaaattcttaattctaaacccaaaaccctaaaccataaaccctaaactctaaaccttaaattctaaaccctaaacccaaaactctaaaccataaacccgaACCCTGATCAAGTAATGAGTTTAGGGATTAATTTAGGGTTGtgttttggatttagggtttaggatttaggatttagggttagagttttgggtttagggtttaggatttagagtttagggtttaggattttgggtttagaatttaggatttaaggtattgggtttagggtttaggatttggggtttagggtttatgatttggagtttaaagtttagggtttatattttaatttttagagttttgggttttaCGGACGGTTTTAATATTGGTATTGTTTTTctgaatcatttattttttaattttattacctttattaattaatcataCATAGTATTTTGGTTGGTTATAAATGGTGAGGTGAATTTAACCATTCACCAtaggggtgaacctaagtattgttcttgtttatttattttgccactataatagatttttttccACTATAATAGGTTTTTGTAACtctaaacattttatttataatatttacagtttaacaaaaaaaaatcaaaagcttAAATAGCAGCACAAGCTTTTGTTATACaagaaaaaataatgatattcatgTTCATGAATGTGATAAGATCATGCGTTCGAGATAACCCAACCAGGGGGAGATGGAAACAGCTCAACATACTCGGGAATGTCTTCTACAGACCTAACGCCTTGCTCGTTGAACTCATACACGAGAATGCTTTCATGTTCATTCAAATTAGTTCCGCCCCACAGGTCCGAAAAGATTATAGAGTTGGCTCTAAACCCCTGAATCTCAGTAGCCAAGCACGAGAAGGAGCAATATTGCTCCAAGAACAGCACACGATCATCCACATCTTCCACTTGATTCCAGTCGTTTCTCTCCACGTCTAACTCTGAAACTTCGAACCATATCTTCTTCTCACGGATATTTGGTATGAAAAAATCGGCTCGTCTCTCTGTGCACATCTCTACGAGAAGGACCTTATCCCCTGAGTTTAGAAGCTGTGCGTTGAAGACATGTAACATATGAAAATagaagaaaatgatcaagaCCGGTCTGCGGCACAGCCGGACAGGGCCGGGCCTGACAATTTCCGGCTCAGAAGCCAACAGAAAAAGCCCATGATctaataaaacacaaaaaaatattaaaaagtacaCCCAAGCATTTTAAACCCGGAACCCCAAACTGGAACCCCAAACTATACTATTCTTAGTCTTTACCAACAGAACTAGTGAGGAACTTCAGTAACAATTGGCCcctaaattaaatataacttgTCGGCCCCGAAGCCAATGCTTGATTTGCTTGGAATCATACGCCTTGCAGCCGGATGCAACATTCGCATATgcctccaaaattttaaaaggatTAGAAACATAGGTTTGATGGTCCCTAAATTaggaaatacattttttttctttaagatCTACCCTAAAATGTTTATAACCCtcaaattttcaaaacagaCCATGAGTGAAATGTGCGGACTATAAAACCTTAGTTTGCAACTTTGTCTCACGAAAACTTAAAAGTCCAAGCAAGGATATAAAAGGTTTTAGTCTCCTCACCCAGCGTTTCCTTGTCTTATAAGACGGTCTAGACCGCTGAAACGTATGCAATTGTAGAGTTGGCTCTACAACTATTGTTCTGCCGGTGAGATCTATGGCGTAAAACTTGCTTTTATATGAAACTATCCCTTCAAAGGAAACGGGTTGTGTTATCTGGAGCTCAGTCCAACGCCCATCGATTGACCTATACACAGCGGGACCCTTGAATGGGAGACGCCCTAGAACCATAAACTCGTTGTTCTCTGCGTTTAAACTCATAAAGCCAATGCGTCTTTCCACTTTCCCCTCGCATGGTTCGGACCATTCGCTGTAACAAGCCACATGTTCTTGAGCTAACTCAAAGACTTGACATCTGAGCAAGTCAAATGAAAAAGTTGGATACGAATATCTATCCTCATCGGTGTTTCTTCTTAGGAACAAACTTATAACGCCCCGATCcgtccacggctaatgggccacccacgcccgctctctcgacCCGTGGGCCCCATCCCACCTGACGGACGGTCGTTAATTTTCCAAGGcccgaaatcattgtttactgaccctgcaatcaccacccgacctttccccgtgctttggcctcactcacacgctatcgcgaatcacttcccgataggtcacccatccttccactactccagttcaagcacgcttaactctggagttctttcatgatgtgctccggaaaaggtaagtcaactttggtgatataggtagccaaatcaattctcttaagccttttcacatatcacaactcgggatgttacaattcaccccctctcaaagaacgcaacgtcctcgttgcgcccCCGACAGGTCTCAAGATGCCTCTCAGGTCGGAACTGAGATagctaaccagctctgataccacttataacGCCCCGATCcgtccacggctaatgggccacccacgcccgctctctcgacCCGTGGGCCCCATCCCACCTGACAGCCGGTCGTTAATTTTCCAAGGcccgaaatcattgtttactgaccctgcaatcaccacccgacctttccccgtgctttggcctcactcacacgctatcgcgaatcacttcccgataggtcacccatccttccactactccagttcaagcacgcttaactctggagttctttcatgatgtgctccggaaaaggtaagtcaactttggtgatataggtagccaaatcaattctcttaagccttttcacatatcacaactcgggatgttacaattcaccccctctcaaagaacgcaacgtcctcgttgcgcccCCGACAGGTCTCAAGATGCCTCTCAGGTCGGAACTGAGATagctaaccagctctgataccacttataacGCCCCGATCcgtccacggctaatgggccacccacgcccgctctctcgacCCGTGGGCCCCATCCCACCTGACGGCCGGTCGTTAATTTTCCAAGGcccgaaatcattgtttactgaccctgcaatcaccacccgacctttccccgtgctttggcctcactcacacgctatcgcgaatcacttcccgataggtcacccatccttccactactccagttcaagcacgcttaactctggagttctttcatgatgtgctccggaaaaggtaagtcaactttggtgatataggtagccaaatcaattctcttaagccttttcacatatcacaactcgggatgttacaattcaaaTTGGTGACAACTCATCCTGGAGGAgtgttgttaaagggtgaggacCTGGGTTCGAGtctcaccaacaacctaattatggagtcAGAGAGAACTCATAATTgaggggttggggtcggtgcgctgcagcgctgtgaACCTAGGTTCCTAGTGAGAGGATGGGTTGTCACAAAAAAAGTCGACTTTTTTTGTGACAACCCGCCCCGTGGGAACTACCTGTCCCGTGGGCCCCAGActcacagcgctgcagcgcaccgaccccaacccctctATTATGAGTTCTCACtaactccataattaggttgttggtgggCCTCGAACCCaggacctcaccctttaacagcaTTCCCACAGGACAAGCTGTCACCAATTGTGTTACAAataatgctatttttttttttgtcaacgttaCAAATAATGCTTTCAAATCGCAAATTCACCTATAGCGATTAGATTTCCAGTCACACAATTAAATTTAAAGTAGAGTTTATAGCTTCTGTGTTAAAACAATGTTTTCGATATTTGATGCAGACTTTGGATTTCAAGAGTACAAAAAATCTATCACTATAACTAAAATCACTGAATTAAAGTACAACCAAAGTTTTCCTAATGTTAACATGAGAACAAATTTgtgtaattaaaatatttatacaactAAACATATCAATATTTCAGGAGTCTACaatctatttttagaaaataaactaCTATTTACCCAAATACTCATCAACTTCATACGAAACTTAATTTTAGAAATCATAGTGTGTGTACCTTTTTACCCACACATCCGAGAGACCAGTACTCTAATTTTCCATTCTTTTGAGTTGGCATGATATTCCAGTGGCATCTTCAACCTATAGCAGAAATACAGAAATGATTATGTATTAGAGGATAAGAAAAGAATTATTCTAAGAAATTGATAGAAAAGCATAAACTTACAGAAGAGTTTTTTGGTTACACTAAAATTCATGTGTAGCTTCTTTATGAACTTTTTCACATTTGTTCTCTCCATTTATAGCAAAGACGTAAAAGAACGTAATTGTTGCTGCACGGTAAACGTAATTCTTCGTAAAACGTGAACTTTGTATTATTGTTGCAGAAAAACTTAAGATTGATAACAATGGAACACTTACTTTTTCCTTTTGATGATGTGGTGTAGTGTGTAGACACGATGCACCAATGCAGTGAGTGTTTGTTCTATGTAAAGCTTAGCCCTGAGTACAATTTAGAAGATTAACCTTGATCTCCATGTGTCAAAATTTAGAGTCTCACCTCTGATGATTTCGTAGATACAATTTAGAGAAgacaataatttaatttatattagagatgaagaaaacagttttatacaaaaaaaacagttttaaaatatgtaagttAACGTGGAGTgggtttttgagaaaaaaaataggaaTATAGGTAGttgaatatttggattgaaaaaatataggaaataaaattattgtttttaaattctttttaaattttttgccaagtgtcaattttttttaattattttctaaactttTTTCACATGGCAGTATCTGATTCGCTATgcgacttgcgctttagtatataagggataatACTTCCACCTGCCTTCGAGTTGATATCAATCgttaaaacaaattatgattATAGAGTAACTAGATTCTGATCCGTGCGGCTgcacataattattttttatttataatttatgttttaaattaaaattttatgatctgatgatattttataaattttagttcgTGTCAAGattgtatttttgatttttggtttgattttggtTCATTTATGGGCTTTTGTTATCGGTTTAAGAAATATACTAATTGTTCAGTTATCGGTTCATTTATGGGCTTTTGATCTGCAGATCAATTGGTGACAGCTTGTCCTGTGGGAAtgctgttaaagggtgaggtcctGGGTTCGAGGcccaccaacaacctaattatggagttaGTGAGAACTCATAATagaggggttggggtcggtgcgctgcagcgctgtgagCCTGGGGCCCACGGGACAGGTAGTTCCCAGGGGGCGGGTTGTCACAAAACTATGTAGAACTATGTCTCCATTCTCTTTCTCTTGTAGCTTAAACAACCTGTCAGGATTAGAAAAACTTATCTAAGTATCATCAAAGATTCAAGAACGAAGTTCAAAAAAGAAATGTTTTTACCAATATCGAGGACCGTTGAGATCAGAAGACTTGAGAAGGTAAACACTTCTGCTCAAGATATAACGATCATCACCATAACCAGAAGAGTACACGAGAAGAGGACATCTAAGTGATGTCTTCGGTCGAAATAAGATGCTAGAGGATCGCCAAGAGGAACATACTGACCGGAAGTGGATCAGATCAAAGGAGTTGTCGATTCTCAGGGAGATGGAGTGGAGGATCTCTGGCGGCAACTCCGACCATTTCtccatttttctttcttctctgaCTTGATATGATGAGGATCATGTGGAGCTTCTATAAGCCTAAACTTAAAACGTGTTTGACTTTCTCTTTAATTTCAGTTCAGTTAATGTGTTGACATTATTTTGGCTTGACGTGTAGCATGTTCTAAAACGCGTTAGCCATTATTATCGACACACGAACCGTATCGCGGCATTTAAACGGAGCATCGACAATATgtttttacataaaatataaaaatgaatttaaaattcttttgtAAATAATCAATCTACTAGatataatcatataaatatataaaataagtaacaaagtactataaataaataacattaagaaaatatataataatactaCTTAATATTCAATTTTAACATGTATTTAAACCGTTATTATGTCTCAACTATATAAATCCACATAAAAACACCGTATAACATGAAACGAGTACTTAATGCTATTGAGGCAGAGTTAGTGATTGTAAAAGGAAAGATGAGAGCTGAAGTAGAAGATACAAATGTTTGGAGACGAGGGTC
This genomic interval from Brassica napus cultivar Da-Ae chromosome A6, Da-Ae, whole genome shotgun sequence contains the following:
- the LOC125575284 gene encoding putative F-box/kelch-repeat protein At5g24040, encoding MSLNAENNEFMVLGRLPFKGPAVYRSIDGRWTELQITQPVSFEGIVSYKSKFYAIDLTGRTIVVEPTLQLHTFQRSRPSYKTRKRWLLNSGDKVLLVEMCTERRADFFIPNIREKKIWFEVSELDVERNDWNQVEDVDDRVLFLEQYCSFSCLATEIQGFRANSIIFSDLWGGTNLNEHESILVYEFNEQGVRSVEDIPEYVELFPSPPGWVISNA
- the LOC125610007 gene encoding putative F-box/kelch-repeat protein At5g24040 — its product is MEKWSELPPEILHSISLRIDNSFDLIHFRSVCSSWRSSSILFRPKTSLRCPLLVYSSGYGDDRYILSRSVYLLKSSDLNGPRYWLFKLQEKENGDIVLHSFVTTRPLGTTCPVGPRLTALQRTDPNPSIMSSH